A window of Gemmatimonas aurantiaca genomic DNA:
ATGAACGCACCGTGCGCCGATGCCAGGCAAAACGCGCCGTGGTGTGCCAAATGCTGGAGCGACTGCTGCGTGTCGTCCGCTCCCGCCTGGCCTACTCCCCGTAGTTCCAGCTCCCGTAGTCCCAGCTCCCGTAGTCCCAGCTCCCGTAGTCCCAGCTCCCGTAGTCCCAGCTCCCGTAGTCCCAGCTCCCGTAGTTCCAGCCCCCGTAGTCCCCCCGTGGTCCCGCCCCGTGACACCCTTTGCCCCTTTTCCCCTCAAGTCCTCCCTTCCCCTTCCGATCCTCAAAGACAACGAGCGTGGTTGCCGCCGATGTCGGTGGGGGCCGCTCGCGCCCGTTATCGCAGTCCAATGCCTCTCGATACCACCTCAAAGTTACTGGCCCCGTTCCTCCATCGGCTGACCGACGAGGATCTGGACACCATTCCGTACGGCGTCATCCAGCTCGATCCCATGGGATACGTCGTCTCCTACAATCGCGCCGAAGCCGAGAACGCCGGCCGCCTCACCCGTCCCCTCGGCCTGCACTTCTTCCGGGACGTCGCCCCCAGCGCCGATGTGCCCGAATTCCACGGACGCTTCCAGCGGGGCGTCGCCGAAGAACACCTCGACGTCACCTTCGCTTTCACCTATCACTGCGATCTGATGCCGCGGCGCGTGCAGGTGCGACTCTATCTGTCGCCGCACACCCGTTCGGTGTGGCTTTTTGTCGCCCGACCCGACGGCACCCCGCTCGACTGGCCCGCGGTCGAATCCGAGCGCGGGTTCCTGTCCGACCATGCGCCACGCTTCACCGGATTCGCCGAACTCCACGCCACGGTCGATTCGCTCCTCAGCTGACCGGGCCTGACGCGGTGGGCCGATGATCCTCACCCCTTCATGCGATATGGGGTGAGGCGGGAGTCATCGACACGCCGGGAACCGGCACAGCCGTTCAGGTATCACCTCGGCAACGAGCCCCGCATGGCGCTCGCGTTTCTGCGTCCCAGGCGTAGCGTAGAGCGCATGGAACGTCGACTCTTTCTCACCGACATGGCACGATACGCGGCGCTCTGCGCCACCGTGCCCAACATCTGGCGTGTCACCTCGCGGCCCGGTTTCGCCGAGGATCCTTTTGCACTCGGCGTCTCCTCCGGTGACCCCACGCCCACCGGCGGCGTACTCTGGACGCGCCTCGCGCCCCGCCCCAACGAACCCGATGGCGGTATGGAGGGCATACGCCCGACCGTCGACTGGGAGGTGGCCCACGATGATCAGTTCAAGAACATCGTGACCAAGGGACGGGCCACCGCGGGACAGGAGCTCGCGTACAGTGTGCACATCGACGTCGATGGCCTCGAACCCGATCGCTGGTACTTCTATCGTTTCATGAGCGGCGGGGCGACGAGTCCCGTCGGTCGTTTCCGCACGACACCGGCCGACGGCGTGCGCACTACACCGCTGAACATGGCGTTCATGTCATGCCAGCGCTGGGACCAGGGCCTGTTCACGGCGCTCGGACACGTCGCCCGCGAAGAACAGCTCGATCTCGCCGTGCATCTCGGCGACTACATCTACGAAGGGGCGAGCCCGTCCACGGCGGTGCGCAAACATCAGGGTCTCGAAGTGCGCACCCTCGAGGACTACCGTCGACGGTATGCGCAATACAAGAGCGATCCACTGCTGCGCGCCGCGCACGAACGGTGTCCGTGGCTCGTGACCTGGGACGATCATGAGGTGGACAACAACTATGCCGGCCTCGTGGGCGAGAACATCATGGAGTCGACCGAACAGATGCACCAGCGTCGCGCCGCCGCATATCAGGGCTGGTGGGAACATCAGGCCGTGCGCGTGCCGCGCGTGAAGTCGTGGGCCGATCTCAACATCACGCGCACCATCAACTGGGGCACACTGGCGCGCTTCTACATG
This region includes:
- a CDS encoding alkaline phosphatase D family protein, with translation MERRLFLTDMARYAALCATVPNIWRVTSRPGFAEDPFALGVSSGDPTPTGGVLWTRLAPRPNEPDGGMEGIRPTVDWEVAHDDQFKNIVTKGRATAGQELAYSVHIDVDGLEPDRWYFYRFMSGGATSPVGRFRTTPADGVRTTPLNMAFMSCQRWDQGLFTALGHVAREEQLDLAVHLGDYIYEGASPSTAVRKHQGLEVRTLEDYRRRYAQYKSDPLLRAAHERCPWLVTWDDHEVDNNYAGLVGENIMESTEQMHQRRAAAYQGWWEHQAVRVPRVKSWADLNITRTINWGTLARFYMLDTRQYRDDQACGDAIKPICAETLDPKRTMLGDAQEQWLYNGLGASKSHWQVLANSVMMGPYDAAPGPEVRVSMDQWGGYPVARDRLLGEIGKRAPNRTVVITGDIHTNWVHELHNGFSRPDRPVIATEFVGTSIASDGDGRDIDAARLSAMQAENPQLKWFSARRGYARCRIDEQAWNVDYRTVPFVTKPDAPVSTASSWRVQHGKPGVERTG
- a CDS encoding PAS domain-containing protein encodes the protein MPLDTTSKLLAPFLHRLTDEDLDTIPYGVIQLDPMGYVVSYNRAEAENAGRLTRPLGLHFFRDVAPSADVPEFHGRFQRGVAEEHLDVTFAFTYHCDLMPRRVQVRLYLSPHTRSVWLFVARPDGTPLDWPAVESERGFLSDHAPRFTGFAELHATVDSLLS